One part of the Terriglobales bacterium genome encodes these proteins:
- a CDS encoding TIGR00282 family metallophosphoesterase encodes MKILFIGDIFGRPGRTIVKHRLTEIVAQNGVDLVIANAENSAAGFGVTPQIAEELFELGISVLTTGNHIWDKREIIEYMNNTDGHQSRRLLRPANYPSGTPGHGWYEGQTRTGVKYAVINLQGRVFMASNDDPFRIADDILKKVTAKVILVDVHAEATSEKMALGWYLDGRVTAVLGTHTHIPTADERVLPGGTAYQTDVGMTGPYDSIIGVQKELVIQRFLTNLPARWEPATGDTRLAAVVIECDETTGKASSIRRLLLNDE; translated from the coding sequence ATGAAGATACTCTTTATAGGTGACATTTTCGGGCGTCCCGGCCGCACCATCGTCAAGCACCGGCTGACGGAGATCGTGGCGCAGAACGGCGTTGACCTGGTCATCGCCAATGCCGAGAACTCGGCTGCCGGCTTCGGTGTGACGCCGCAGATCGCCGAAGAGCTGTTTGAACTCGGGATCAGCGTGCTGACGACCGGTAACCACATCTGGGACAAGCGCGAGATTATCGAGTACATGAATAACACCGACGGGCACCAGTCCCGCCGGCTGCTTCGTCCTGCAAACTATCCCTCCGGCACCCCGGGTCACGGCTGGTACGAAGGCCAGACGCGCACGGGTGTGAAATACGCCGTCATCAACCTGCAAGGCCGCGTCTTCATGGCCAGCAATGACGATCCCTTCCGGATCGCGGACGACATCCTGAAGAAAGTAACCGCCAAAGTCATCCTGGTCGATGTTCACGCCGAGGCCACATCCGAAAAGATGGCGCTTGGCTGGTATCTCGACGGCCGCGTCACCGCCGTGCTTGGCACGCATACCCACATCCCGACCGCCGACGAACGGGTCCTCCCCGGCGGCACTGCCTACCAGACTGACGTCGGAATGACTGGCCCGTACGACAGCATCATTGGCGTGCAGAAGGAACTGGTGATTCAGCGGTTCCTCACCAACCTGCCGGCCCGATGGGAACCCGCTACGGGCGACACCCGGCTTGCGGCGGTCGTGATCGAGTGCGACGAAACCACCGGGAAGGCGTCGTCGATTCGCCGACTTCTATTGAACGACGAGTAG